Proteins encoded within one genomic window of Brassica rapa cultivar Chiifu-401-42 chromosome A09, CAAS_Brap_v3.01, whole genome shotgun sequence:
- the LOC103846298 gene encoding putative serine/threonine-protein kinase has product MVVKVWSIAEKLVCLQMSAVPPAAAIGGAVGALALSALLVFLLWFCIFRRKNASRTSESGSSDPSTQERRSVAMDLSMREARSFKMEELAQATKSFTNKSLIGTGKFGEVYKGLLQDGVLVAIKKRPGLPTQEFVNEVRYLSSINHRNLVTLLGYCQENNTQFLVYEYVPNGSVSSHLYGGGDKVSGNRLEFRNRLAISIGAAKGLAHLHSLSPRLIHKDFKTANVLVDENFIARVADAGVRNFLGRDDVVVGTSSLDAADQIFLSPEVQEFRRFSEKSDVYAFGVFLLELVSGKEASEPSPSSSTQTLVEWMQNIRDYKDIPMMIDERLGGTYTAEGVEEVITLTLRCLNVSSEKRPAMSYVLTELERILDKEVSLTTVMGEGTPTVTLGSQLFKSSD; this is encoded by the exons ATGGTAGTCAAAGTCTGGAGCATCGCTGAGAAGCTAGTTTGTTTACAAATGTCAGCCGTTCCTCCTGCAGCAGCCATTGGAGGCGCTGTTGGAGCTCTTGCATTGTCTGCTCTCTTAGTTTTTCTCCTATGGTTTTGCATCTTTCGTCGCAAAAATGCATCAAGAACCTCTGAGTCAGGCTCTTCTGATCCATCAACTCAAG AAAGAAGAAGTGTTGCAATGGACTTGTCAATGAGAGAAGCAAGAAGTTTTAAAATGGAGGAACTTGCTCAAGCCACCAAGAGTTTCACCAACAAAAGCCTCATTGGTACAGGCAAATTCGGCGAGGTTTACAAAGGTTTGCTTCAAGATGGTGTTCTTGTGGCCATCAAGAAACGTCCCGGCTTGCCTACACAAGAGTTTGTTAACGAG GTTCGTTATCTATCGTCTATAAATCATCGTAATCTTGTTACTCTTTTGGGTTATTGCCAAGAAAACAACACGCAGTTTCTTGTTTACGAGTATGTTCCTAACGGAAGTGTTTCCAGTCACCTGTACG GAGGTGGTGATAAAGTATCTGGAAATAGACTAGAATTCAGAAATAGGCTTGCCATATCTATAGGAGCAGCTAAAG GCTTGGCACATCTTCACTCGCTGAGTCCTAGGTTGATACACAAGGACTTCAAAACGGCTAACGTTCTTGTGGATGAAAATTTCATTGCCAGAGTTGCGGATGCTGGAGTCCGTAACTTCTTGGGAAGAGATGATGTTGTTGTTGGTACATCGTCTCTTGATGCTGCAGACCAGATCTTCCTCTCACCAGA GGTTCAAGAGTTCAGAAGATTTTCAGAGAAGAGTGATGTATATGCTTTTGGGGTGTTCCTCTTGGAGTTAGTAAGTGGGAAAGAAGCATCAGAGCCATCCCCTTCAAGCTCAACACAAACTCTAGTAGAATGG ATGCAAAACATAAGGGATTACAAGGATATACCCATGATGATAGATGAGAGACTAGGTGGTACGTACACAGCAGAAGGAGTGGAGGAAGTTATTACATTGACACTGAGATGTCTTAATGTTTCAAGTGAGAAGAGACCAGCAATGAGTTATGTTTTGACAGAATTGGAGAGAATATTGGATAAGGAAGTGAGCTTAACAACCGTAATGGGTGAAGGTACTCCAACGGTTACTCTTGGAAGTCAGCTTTTTAAATCATCAGACTGA
- the LOC117128101 gene encoding putative F-box/FBD/LRR-repeat protein At4g13965: MSNQDLENADRISELPEALILLILCLLPMKVAIATSLLSKQWRYLWKLMPKLKFDYLDHKRQLGTFSSNVCSTLVSHMSPVLQSLYLIVHQERCNAKDIGILLGIALGLHVHELVLEVRSREVYKFPRSLFIVNTLRTLKLRYNVHMDVPSLVRFKSLRNLHLHYVEYRDHNSVINLFGGCPNLKTLTVHRYSHSSVKTFTISVPSLERLSIYNSNGGQVDWGYAINAPSLKLLKIKGICGLGFCLIENVMELVEASIIDVSSISNENLLGSLTSVKRLSLRISPLKVTFPTGSIFDQLVYLELHAYKEAWWNLLTLMLDRSPKLKTLKLINKWHCEKEYVGRGEWKQPENVPKCFWFLLETFIWKGYKWQREDEKQVANTF, encoded by the exons ATGAGCAATCAAGACCTTGAGAATGCTGACAGGATCAGCGAGTTGCCTGAGGCTTTGATCCTGCTGATATTGTGTCTACTTCCTATGAAAGTTGCCATCGCCACAAGTCTCTTGTCTAAGCAATGGAGATATCTTTGGAAGTTGATGCCTAAACTCAAGTTTGACTATTTGGATCACAAACGTCAACTCGGGACGTTTTCAAGTAATGTTTGCTCGACTTTGGTTTCACACATGTCTCCGGTCCTACAGAGTTTGTATCTCATTGTTCATCAAGAAAGATGTAATGCAAAGGATATTGGAATCTTGCTTGGAATTGCACTGGGTCTCCATGTGCACGAGCTGGTTCTCGAAGTTCGATCTAGGGAAGTGTACAAATTTCCTAGAAGCTTGTTTATAGTTAATACACTACGGACCTTGAAACTAAGGTATAATGTTCATATGGATGTCCCTTCACTGGTTCGTTTCAAATCCCTTAGAAATCTGCACCTTCACTATGTAGAATACAGGGACCATAATTCAGTTATTAACCTTTTTGGTGGCTGTCCTAATCTCAAAACCTTGACGGTGCATAGATATTCACATAGCAGTGTGAAGACATTCACTATATCAGTGCCATCTTTAGAGAGGCTATCAATTTATAATAGCAATGGTGGACAAGTAGATTGGGGCTATGCGATAAATGCTCCTTCATTGAAGCTCCTAAAGATTAAAGGAATTTGTGGTCTTGGGTTTTGTCTAATCGAGAATGTTATGGAGCTGGTGGAGGCAAGTATCATTGATGTCTCTAGTATATCCAACGAGAACCTTCTAGGGTCTCTAACTTCAGTAAAACGTCTTTCACTGAGAATATCTCCCTTGAAG GTTACGTTTCCTACCGGTAGCATCTTCGATCAGCTGGTGTACTTGGAGCTACATGCATATAAAGAAGCATGGTGGAATCTACTTACCCTTATGCTTGATAGGTCTCCTAAATTGAAAACCCTCAAGCTCATCAAC AAATGGCATTGTGAAAAAGAATATGTGGGTCGTGGGGAATGGAAACAGCCAGAGAATGTTCCTAAATGTTTTTGGTTTCTTCTTGAGACATTCATATGGAAAGGCTACAAATGGCAACGAGAAGATGAGAAACAAGTGGCAAATACGTTCTAA
- the LOC103846290 gene encoding light-regulated protein-like (The RefSeq protein has 1 substitution compared to this genomic sequence), protein MQGALCIKPTILPLSSPKLTLLPPQTISTTKPSRLSSLRFRPNSSSPSTSDPLTVDYNDSPLSVFPAEACEVISGYACSADIYPEVKLETKPVSPPVASEPVDREYLEYNNPKTVFPAEACDDLGGEFCEPDYQKDVY, encoded by the exons ATGCAGGGAGCTTTGTGCATCAAACCAACCATTCTTCCACTTTCTTCTCCAAAgctcactcttcttcttcctcaaacCATCTCCACCACCAAACCCTCAAGACTCTCTTCTCTCAGATTCAGACCAAACTCATCATCTCCTTCAACCTCTGATCCACTCACCGTAGACTACAACGACTCTCCCCTCTC TGTTTTCCCAGCTGAAGCATGTGAAGTAATCAGCGGTTACGCCTGTTCTGCTGACATTTATCCTGAAGTCAAGCTTGAAACAAAGCCCGTCTCACCTCCCGTGGCTTCAGAGCCTGTTGACCGAGAATACCTAGAGTATAACAACCCCAAAAC AGTTTTCCCCGCTGAGGCTTGTGATGATCTTGGAGGAGAGTTCTGTGAACCTGACTATCAAAAAGATGTTTACTAG
- the LOC103846272 gene encoding pentatricopeptide repeat-containing protein At3g26782, mitochondrial has translation MKVPSKKTLFSSVSRLLHTERQTDRQNLTTLFNRYIDKTDVFSWNSVIADLARSNDSSEALRAFSSMRKLSLHPNRSTFPCAIKACSSLLDLFSGKQTHQQAFVFGYHSDVFVSSALIVMYSTCGQVEDARKVFDEMPVRNIVCWTSMIRGYDLNGNALDAVSLFKELLLLDGRDHEDVDSKGMVSVISACSRVAAKGLTESIHGFVVKRGFERGVSVGNTLLDAYAKGREGGVAVARRIFDEIVGKDSVSYNSIMSVYAQNGMSSEAFDVFRILMNDKGVTFNSITLSTVLLAVSHSGALRVGKCVHDQVVRMGLEDDVVVGTSIIDMYCKCGRVETARKVFDRMRKKNVRTWTAMIAGYGMHGHAVKALELFPVMISSGVRPNYITFVSVLAACSHAGLHVEGWRWFNSMKGRFGVEPGLEHYGCMVDLLGRAGYLQKAYDLVQTMKMKPDSVIWSSLLAACRIHKNVELAEISVARLFELDPSNCGYYMLLSHIYADAGRWKEVERVRTVMKKRGLVKPPGFSLLELNGEVHVFLIGDEEHPKREEIYEFLEELNVKLLEAGYVSNTASVCHDVDEEEKEMTLRVHSEKLAVAFGIMSTVPGSTVSVVKNLRVCSDCHDVIKLVSKIVDREFVVRDAKRFHHFKNGFCSCGDYW, from the coding sequence atgaAGGTTCCGAGTAAAAAAACTCTCTTCTCGTCCGTCTCTCGTCTTCTCCACACGGAGAGACAAACAGACAGACAAAACTTAACAACTCTCTTCAACAGATACATCGACAAGACAGATGTCTTCTCATGGAACTCCGTCATCGCCGACCTCGCCCGCAGCAACGACTCTTCCGAAGCTCTTCGCGCCTTTTCCTCCATGCGAAAACTCTCCCTCCACCCTAACCGCTCCACTTTCCCCTGCGCTATCAAAGCATGCTCCTCCCTCCTCGACCTCTTCTCCGGCAAGCAGACCCACCAGCAAGCCTTCGTCTTCGGCTACCACTCCGACGTCTTCGTCTCTTCCGCTTTAATCGTCATGTACTCGACGTGCGGCCAAGTCGAAGACGCACGCaaggtgttcgacgaaatgcctgTTAGAAATATCGTTTGCTGGACGTCGATGATTCGTGGGTATGACCTTAACGGTAACGCCCTTGACGCCGTTTCTCTATTCAAGGAGTTGTTGTTACTCGATGGTAGAGATCATGAAGACGTGGATTCTAAGGGAATGGTTTCTGTAATCTCTGCTTGTTCTCGTGTGGCTGCTAAGGGATTAACGGAGTCAATCCACGGATTTGTGGTAAAGAGAGGGTTTGAGAGAGGAGTGAGCGTTGGCAACACTCtcttggatgcttatgctaagGGCCGAGAAGGAGGCGTAGCTGTGGCGAGAAGAATCTTTGATGAGATTGTGGGTAAAGACTCTGTTTCGTATAACTCGATTATGAGTGTGTATGCTCAGAACGGGATGTCTAGTGAGGCTTTTGATGTGTTCCGGATACTGATGAATGATAAAGGTGTGACCTTTAACTCAATCACGTTGTCTACTGTGCTCTTAGCTGTTTCGCATTCGGGTGCTTTGCGTGTAGGGAAGTGCGTTCATGATCAGGTAGTTAGGATGGGTCTTGAGGATGATGTGGTAGTCGGGACTTCGATAATCGATATGTACTGCAAGTGCGGAAGAGTTGAGACGGCGAGGAAGGTGTTTGAtcggatgaggaagaagaatgtGAGGACGTGGACGGCTATGATTGCTGGATACGGGATGCACGGCCACGCGGTTAAGGCGTTAGAGCTGTTCCCTGTGATGATAAGCTCGGGAGTTCGACCGAACTACATTACTTTTGTCTCTGTATTAGCTGCTTGTAGTCACGCCGGTCTTCACGTCGAAGGCTGGCGTTGGTTTAACTCCATGAAGGGGAGGTTTGGGGTGGAGCCGGGGCTGGAACACTACGGTTGTATGGTTGATCTTTTAGGTCGTGCGGGGTATCTTCAGAAGGCTTATGATTTGGTGCAAACGATGAAGATGAAGCCGGACTCTGTCATTTGGAGCTCGCTTCTCGCGGCGTGTAGGATTCACAAGAACGTGGAGCTTGCTGAGATATCAGTAGCGCGTTTGTTTGAGCTGGATCCTTCGAACTGTGGTTACTACATGTTGCTTTCGCATATCTACGCTGACGCGGGGCGATGGAAAGAGGTTGAGAGGGTGAGGACGGTGATGAAGAAGCGTGGATTGGTGAAACCGCCGGGGTTTAGTCTACTTGAGTTGAACGGTGAGGTTCATGTGTTCTTGATTGGGGACGAGGAGCATCCTAAGCGCGAGGAGATTTACGAGTTTTTGGAGGAGTTGAACGTGAAGCTGCTGGAAGCGGGTTACGTGTCGAACACGGCGTCGGTGTGTCACGATGTTGATGAGGAAGAGAAGGAGATGACGCTGAGGGTTCATAGTGAGAAGCTGGCGGTTGCGTTTGGGATCATGAGCACGGTTCCTGGCTCGACGGTGAGTGTGGTTAAGAATCTGAGAGTTTGTAGTGATTGTCATGATGTGATCAAGTTGGTTTCGAAGATTGTTGATAGAGAGTTTGTGGTTAGAGATGCCAAGCGGTTTCACCATTTCAAAAATGGGTTTTGTTCTTGTGGAGATTACTGGTGA
- the LOC103868132 gene encoding uncharacterized protein LOC103868132, translating into MNPKVETPKVKVDMEAKLQAWLESKGKTKSSHRMMAIRSPLIGKNQSWVKKLGVYRSAVAENAKLTSKGQRNAFVSARNLFGGETPDASHLWGIGEKMAEYMIELRETSPVKSETVIQGFVPPGRIKKFMPHMRQGGLYTLTNFYGFRNKEVFRVAAHSVTISFSHTSELAPLENSPVDFEEDRFRFHSYEDFEAGCDMKGDLYDVIGHLKLVNG; encoded by the exons ATGAATCCCAAGGTTGAGACCCCCAAGGTTAAAGTAGACATGGAAGCAAAACTGCAAGCTTGGCTGGAATCGAAAGGCAAGACGAAAAGCTCGCATAGGATGATGGCTATACGTTCTCCGCTGATAGGTAAAAATCAAAGTTGGGTCAAGAAACTCGGAGTTTATAGATCAGCCGTTGCAGAAAATGCTAAACTTACTAGCAAAGGACAGAG GAACGCATTTGTGAGCGCCAGGAACTTATTTGGTGGAGAAACTCCTGATGCTTCACATTTATGG GGGATTGGAGAGAAGATGGCTGAGTACATGATCGAACTCAGAGAAACAAGCCCTGTGAAATCG GAGACCGTTATTCAAGGCTTTGTCCCACCGGGAAGAATCAAAAAATTCATGCCACATATGAGACAAGGCGGTCTCTACACTCTCACCAACTTCTACGGATTCAGAAACAAAGAGGTGTTCCGGGTTGCTGCTCACAGCGTGACAATCTCCTTCTCCCACACTTCCGAGTTGGCACCCCTTGAGAACAGTCCTGTGGACTTTGAGGAGGACCGTTTCCGGTTCCATTCCTATGAAGACTTCGAAGCTGGCTGTGATATGAAAGGTGATCTTTACG ATGTTATTGGACACTTGAAACTGGTTAACGGCTAG
- the LOC103868131 gene encoding uncharacterized protein LOC103868131, translating to MKQGAVKDAFFVCTATIDDVVHDSPWYYIACGGCKTKATKGPTSLMCAKCGKNDVAGEPQYQAKIYVYDKSDEAVFVLLGDAGRELTGKHASELVSNYFEANGNKENGFEVPVPQVLLNTIGQTHKFNVKVTEHNFSGRTRVITVTNVLSPSAPPSTQDPVADQISGSGNGTLATGYDVIEPSKSPQDSAEVVLKRMGDGVEIGNAKRSKDGN from the exons ATGAAGCAGGGAGCTGTGAag GATGCTTTCTTTGTGTGCACTGCGACAATCGATGATGTTGTCCACGACTCTCCTTGGTATTATATAGCATGCGGTGGGTGCAAAACAAAGGCAACCAAAGGGCCAACCTCCCTTATGTGCGCGAAATGTGGCAAGAACGATGTTGCCGGTGAACCACA ATACCAAGCTAAGATTTATGTTTATGATAAGAGTGATGAGGCTGTTTTTGTTCTCCTTGGCGATGCCGGTCGTGAGCTAACAGGGAAGCATGCGTCGGAGTTGGTTAGCAATTATTTTGAG GCCAATGGAAATAAAGAAAATGGATTCGAGGTGCCCGTTCCGCAAGTTTTGCTCAACACAATAGGGCAAACACACAAGTTCAATGTAAAGGTGACTGAGCACAATTTTTCAGGCAGGACGCGGGTAATAACCGTGACGAATGTCCTGTCCCCATCTGCTCCACCATCTACACAAGATCCAGTTGCTGATCAAATTAGTGGCTCTGGTAATGGAACACTTGCGACTGGGTATGACGTTATTGAGCCATCCAAAAGCCCTCAAGATTCTGCAGAGGTAGTGCTGAAAAGGATGGGTGATGGTGTTGAGATAGGCAACGCTAAACGTTCTAAAGATGGGAACTAA
- the LOC103846282 gene encoding transcription factor ICE1 isoform X1 translates to MALDGNGGAVWLNSSGEEEASWGGNQEHVGASSLSHFKAPMLEGDWFSNPQDLHVLQNQQDFRFLGGFPFNPNDNLLLDSSSSQPFTLDTSQQPSFLPSNNKSCLLSAPSDTNPFDNAFEFGSDSCFLGPLTQGFTPLELQGFTSPAKVLKPLEVLASSSSGGQPTLFQKRAAMRQSSGSKFGNSERKLSDETGLHYESDEMNQSGRAAESVENIRGSKGKKKGLPAKNLMAERRRRKKLNDRLYMLRSIVPKISKMDRASILGDAIDYLKELLQRINDLHNELDQSTPTPPGSLPQTPSSFHPLTPTPQSLSCHVKEELCPSSLPSPKGQQARVEVRVREGRAVKIHMFCGRRPGLLLATMKALDNLGLDVQQAVISCFNGFALDVFRAEQCQEGQEILPDQIKAVLLDTAGYAGLI, encoded by the exons ATGGCCCTCGACGGAAACGGCGGTGCGGTATGGTTAAACAGCAGCGGAGAGGAGGAAGCTTCGTGGGGTGGGAATCAAGAACACGTTGgagcttcttctctttctcattTCAAGGCGCCTATGCTTGAAGGTGATTGGTTCAGTAACCCACAAGATCTCCACGTGTTACAGAACCAGCAAGACTTCAGATTCCTCGGCGGTTTCCCTTTCAATCCCAACGACAATCTTCTTCTTGATTCCTCTTCCTCTCAACCTTTTACCCTCGACACATCTCAGCAGCCTTCCTTCTTACCTTCTAACAACAAGTCTTGTCTCCTCAGCGCTCCTTCCGACACAAACCCTTTCGACAATGCCTTCGAGTTCGGTTCTGATTCTTGTTTCCTAGGTCCGTTGACACAAGGCTTCACTCCTTTGGAGTTACAAGGCTTCACCAGTCCTGCGAAAGTTCTGAAGCCTTTAGAGGTGTTAGCATCATCATCCTCTGGTGGACAGCCTACTCTGTTCCAGAAACGTGCAGCCATGCGTCAGAGCTCTGGAAGCAAGTTTGGGAACTCAGAGAGGAAGCTGAGCGATGAGACCGGGTTGCATTATGAGTCTGATGAGATGAACCAGAGCGGTAGAGCAGCTGAGAGTGTTGAGAACATAAGAGGAAGTAAAGGTAAGAAGAAAGGACTGCCAGCTAAGAATCTAATGGctgagagaagaagaaggaagaagctTAATGATAGGCTCTACATGCTTAGATCAATTGTCCCCAAGATCAGCAAA ATGGATAGAGCATCAATACTTGGAGATGCAATCGATTACCTCAAGGAGCTTTTACAAAGGATCAATGATCTACACAACGAGCTTGATCAGTCAACTCCAACTCCACCTGGATCTTTGCCTCAAACTCCATCAAGCTTCCATCCATTAACACCTACACCGCAGAGTCTTTCTTGCCATGTCAAGGAAGAGTTGTGTCCTTCATCGTTGCCAAGCCCTAAAGGCCAACAAGCAAGA GTTGAGGTTAGAGTAAGGGAAGGAAGAGCAGTGAAGATTCACATGTTCTGTGGTCGTAGACCTGGTCTTTTGCTAGCTACCATGAAGGCCTTGGATAATCTTGGATTGGATGTTCAGCAAGCTGTGATTAGTTGTTTCAACGGGTTTGCCTTGGATGTGTTCCGCGCTGAG CAATGCCAAGAAGGACAGGAGATATTGCCTGATCAAATCAAAGCAGTGCTTTTAGATACAGCGGGCTATGCTGGTCTGATCTGA
- the LOC103846282 gene encoding transcription factor ICE1 isoform X2 yields the protein MALDGNGGAVWLNSSGEEEASWGGNQEHVGASSLSHFKAPMLEGDWFSNPQDLHVLQNQQDFRFLGGFPFNPNDNLLLDSSSSQPFTLDTSQQPSFLPSNNKSCLLSAPSDTNPFDNAFEFGSDSCFLGPLTQGFTPLELQGFTSPAKVLKPLEVLASSSSGGQPTLFQKRAAMRQSSGSKFGNSERKLSDETGAAESVENIRGSKGKKKGLPAKNLMAERRRRKKLNDRLYMLRSIVPKISKMDRASILGDAIDYLKELLQRINDLHNELDQSTPTPPGSLPQTPSSFHPLTPTPQSLSCHVKEELCPSSLPSPKGQQARVEVRVREGRAVKIHMFCGRRPGLLLATMKALDNLGLDVQQAVISCFNGFALDVFRAEQCQEGQEILPDQIKAVLLDTAGYAGLI from the exons ATGGCCCTCGACGGAAACGGCGGTGCGGTATGGTTAAACAGCAGCGGAGAGGAGGAAGCTTCGTGGGGTGGGAATCAAGAACACGTTGgagcttcttctctttctcattTCAAGGCGCCTATGCTTGAAGGTGATTGGTTCAGTAACCCACAAGATCTCCACGTGTTACAGAACCAGCAAGACTTCAGATTCCTCGGCGGTTTCCCTTTCAATCCCAACGACAATCTTCTTCTTGATTCCTCTTCCTCTCAACCTTTTACCCTCGACACATCTCAGCAGCCTTCCTTCTTACCTTCTAACAACAAGTCTTGTCTCCTCAGCGCTCCTTCCGACACAAACCCTTTCGACAATGCCTTCGAGTTCGGTTCTGATTCTTGTTTCCTAGGTCCGTTGACACAAGGCTTCACTCCTTTGGAGTTACAAGGCTTCACCAGTCCTGCGAAAGTTCTGAAGCCTTTAGAGGTGTTAGCATCATCATCCTCTGGTGGACAGCCTACTCTGTTCCAGAAACGTGCAGCCATGCGTCAGAGCTCTGGAAGCAAGTTTGGGAACTCAGAGAGGAAGCTGAGCGATGAGACCGG AGCAGCTGAGAGTGTTGAGAACATAAGAGGAAGTAAAGGTAAGAAGAAAGGACTGCCAGCTAAGAATCTAATGGctgagagaagaagaaggaagaagctTAATGATAGGCTCTACATGCTTAGATCAATTGTCCCCAAGATCAGCAAA ATGGATAGAGCATCAATACTTGGAGATGCAATCGATTACCTCAAGGAGCTTTTACAAAGGATCAATGATCTACACAACGAGCTTGATCAGTCAACTCCAACTCCACCTGGATCTTTGCCTCAAACTCCATCAAGCTTCCATCCATTAACACCTACACCGCAGAGTCTTTCTTGCCATGTCAAGGAAGAGTTGTGTCCTTCATCGTTGCCAAGCCCTAAAGGCCAACAAGCAAGA GTTGAGGTTAGAGTAAGGGAAGGAAGAGCAGTGAAGATTCACATGTTCTGTGGTCGTAGACCTGGTCTTTTGCTAGCTACCATGAAGGCCTTGGATAATCTTGGATTGGATGTTCAGCAAGCTGTGATTAGTTGTTTCAACGGGTTTGCCTTGGATGTGTTCCGCGCTGAG CAATGCCAAGAAGGACAGGAGATATTGCCTGATCAAATCAAAGCAGTGCTTTTAGATACAGCGGGCTATGCTGGTCTGATCTGA